The DNA sequence CTAAGGAACTGTTGAATTGAATCCAACATTCAGAAGCGCAATCAAGCGAAAGGTAGAGATCGATAGAGAGTGAAGGGATCGAACCTTGAGAATTCGAATCTCGTTGTCGAGGAGACGAGTAGCTCTAACGATGTCTTCGGTGGACATGGACGCGAGCTGATCCTCTTCGAAGCTTGACGTGTCTTCTACCATCGGAGTTGCCATCTCAATAGCCTTCTAATCgtcggagagagagagagagatcgccggaggaGAGTTTGGGGAGGGGTTCTCAAGAGGCGATtatagagaagagaagagaagacgagagaaaataattaaatatattttttttcttttaggaaAACTTGTTTTTGAAGAAACGATAGGCGTAACCTTCTGAAGGAACCAGAGTGTTTTAATCTGGTACAACTGAAATAAACCAATTTTAACTGAATCGTCTGGTTTAGTTATACCGAATAATCTAGTACGATAAGAGTCCATGTACCCTTCTCTGCAGCGTTCACCACCGCGTCAAAGAAAAGAACAGAGCTATTGTACTTCTCAGAGCAGAAAGCAGCTGTTGGTACAGCAACTTGACCAGCCTTGAGAACAAAGGAAGCTGGTTCAGCTTCTTAGAGTGAGTTATTATTAATAAccaaacatatataattaaatatcagTTGCCAAACTCTCAGTTTACTAATGGCAGGGTATCCAACAAAAGAACAATCACATCATGAATCCCAACGAAATTTATCAACTAGAAACAACCATACttaaaaactataataactTGAAGGAAACTTAAGTTCCAAATATTCATCCTTAATATTAGCTTTAGcttcagctttttttttttttgaatgtaaGGATTTATTGAAACCAAAAAAACGTCTGTAACTTTATACAGTGACTGCCTCTTTGTTTTAGAGTGTTCTGTGTTTTcagagtttttaagaaaaaaaaactgagcaACAATGAAAAATCAGAGCTCAATCTCTATCTCAAAATTCTTCTCAAGCAGAACCACACCACCATGGCATTTCCATATCTTCTTCTACCTTCTTCCCTGAGAGTTCAGAttcatcttcatcctcatcctcatcctcatcctcatcctcatcctcatcatcaGCTTCATCCTTTTCTTTACCGATGAGC is a window from the Brassica napus cultivar Da-Ae chromosome A5 unlocalized genomic scaffold, Da-Ae chrA05_Random_41, whole genome shotgun sequence genome containing:
- the LOC125594313 gene encoding acidic leucine-rich nuclear phosphoprotein 32 family member B-like, producing MVENVRITKPTKKCTEYLNEACLRNARVSEGYKEISRLIGKEKDEADDEDEDEDEDEDEDEDESELSGKKVEEDMEMPWWCGSA